A region of uncultured Fusobacterium sp. DNA encodes the following proteins:
- a CDS encoding branched-chain amino acid ABC transporter permease, with translation MEFIMQIINGLQIGSIYALVSLGYTMVYGIAQLINFAHGDIIMVGAYVSLFSIPVFTRMGLPVWLTVVPAIVLCVVLGMLTERVAYRPLRNSPRISNLITAIGVSLFLENLFMKIFTPNTRAFPKVFTQEPIRFGEIYLNYGTVVTIVLTLILSIGLQYFMKKTKYGKAMLATSEDYGAAKLVGINVNSTIQLTFAIGSGLAAIASVLYVSAYPQVQPLMGSMLGIKAFIAAVLGGIGILPGAVIGGFILGIVESLTRAYLSSQLADAFVFAILIIVLLVKPTGLLGKNIREKV, from the coding sequence ATGGAATTTATTATGCAAATTATAAATGGACTACAAATTGGTAGTATTTATGCTTTAGTTTCACTAGGGTATACGATGGTTTATGGAATAGCACAACTTATTAACTTTGCTCATGGAGATATTATTATGGTGGGAGCTTATGTTTCTCTATTTAGTATTCCAGTTTTCACAAGAATGGGATTACCCGTGTGGCTTACAGTAGTACCTGCTATTGTCTTATGTGTGGTCTTAGGAATGTTAACAGAAAGAGTAGCTTATAGACCTCTTAGAAATTCTCCAAGAATTTCTAACTTAATCACAGCCATAGGAGTAAGCTTATTCCTAGAAAATCTTTTTATGAAAATTTTTACTCCAAATACTAGAGCTTTCCCAAAAGTATTTACACAAGAGCCAATTAGATTTGGAGAGATATATTTAAACTATGGAACTGTTGTAACTATTGTATTAACTTTAATTCTATCTATAGGATTACAATATTTTATGAAAAAGACTAAATATGGAAAAGCTATGTTAGCTACAAGTGAAGATTATGGAGCAGCTAAATTAGTAGGAATTAATGTTAATAGTACTATTCAATTAACATTTGCAATAGGTAGTGGATTAGCTGCTATTGCTTCAGTACTTTATGTTTCTGCTTATCCTCAAGTACAACCTCTTATGGGATCTATGTTAGGAATAAAAGCTTTTATAGCTGCAGTATTAGGAGGAATTGGAATTCTTCCAGGAGCAGTAATAGGAGGATTTATTCTTGGAATTGTTGAAAGTTTAACAAGAGCTTATCTATCATCACAATTAGCAGATGCTTTTGTGTTTGCTATATTAATTATAGTATTACTTGTTAAACCAACAGGATTATTAGGAAAGAATATAAGAGAAAAGGTATAG
- a CDS encoding branched-chain amino acid ABC transporter permease, which produces MNHVKRWSYALTLILVVIGYFLLTGLISSGMISRYQTTVMIFICINIILAVSLNITVGCLGQITIGHAGFMSVGAYTAALVAKTGIVEGLPGYIIALIIGGIVAGIIGVIIGIPALRLNGDYLAIITLAFGEIIRVLIEYFDFTGGAQGLRGIPRFNNFGIIYIIMVACVMMMFSLMTSRHGRAILSIRDDEIASGASGINTTYYKTFAFTVSAIFAGVAGGIYAHNLGILGARQFDFNYSINILVMVVLGGMGSFTGSIISAIALTILPEVLREFSDYRMIVYSLLLILTMIFRPTGLLGRKEFQISKFVERFIVKKKGATNGK; this is translated from the coding sequence ATGAATCATGTAAAAAGATGGAGTTATGCTCTAACTCTAATTTTGGTAGTAATTGGGTATTTTTTATTGACAGGTCTTATATCTTCTGGAATGATTTCAAGATATCAGACTACTGTAATGATATTTATATGTATTAATATTATTTTAGCTGTAAGTTTAAATATAACAGTTGGTTGTCTTGGACAAATTACAATTGGACATGCTGGATTTATGTCAGTAGGGGCCTATACAGCTGCTTTAGTTGCTAAAACTGGAATAGTTGAAGGATTACCAGGATATATTATAGCTTTAATAATTGGTGGAATAGTTGCGGGAATAATTGGGGTTATTATTGGAATACCTGCTTTAAGATTAAATGGAGATTATTTAGCAATTATAACTCTTGCCTTTGGAGAGATTATAAGGGTTTTAATAGAGTATTTTGATTTTACAGGTGGTGCACAAGGACTTAGAGGAATCCCTCGTTTTAATAATTTTGGTATTATTTATATCATAATGGTTGCCTGTGTTATGATGATGTTTTCTCTTATGACAAGTCGTCATGGAAGAGCAATTTTATCAATTAGAGATGATGAAATAGCTAGTGGAGCTTCAGGAATTAATACTACATATTATAAAACATTTGCTTTTACAGTTTCAGCTATATTTGCTGGAGTAGCTGGTGGAATTTATGCTCACAATTTAGGAATATTAGGAGCAAGACAATTTGACTTTAACTATTCAATAAATATATTAGTTATGGTAGTATTAGGTGGAATGGGAAGTTTTACAGGATCAATTATTTCTGCTATTGCTTTAACTATTTTACCTGAAGTTTTAAGAGAGTTTTCAGATTATCGTATGATTGTTTATTCTTTATTATTAATTTTAACTATGATTTTCCGTCCAACAGGTTTATTAGGACGTAAAGAGTTTCAAATTTCAAAATTTGTAGAAAGATTTATTGTAAAGAAGAAGGGGGCAACAAATGGCAAATAG
- a CDS encoding ABC transporter ATP-binding protein, translated as MANRILHAQDINITFGALRAVSDFNLELREKELVGLIGPNGAGKTTVFNILTGVYSATSGTYTFNGEIVKKTPTYKLVKKGLARTFQNIRLFKYMSVLDNVLVANNFNMKYGIFTGTFRLPKFWLEERKAKKKALNLLRIFDLDKYADAPAGSLPYGQQRKLEIARAMATNPKVLLLDEPAAGMNPTETEELMKTIKLIRDKFGIAILLIEHDMKLVLGICERLIVLDHGTIIASGDPQKVVNDPAVVTAYLGKDDDNFEEEEE; from the coding sequence ATGGCAAATAGAATTTTACATGCTCAAGATATAAATATAACTTTTGGTGCTCTTAGAGCCGTTAGTGATTTTAATTTAGAATTAAGAGAAAAAGAGTTAGTTGGATTAATAGGACCTAACGGAGCAGGAAAAACTACAGTATTTAATATTTTAACTGGAGTATATTCTGCAACTTCAGGAACTTATACATTTAATGGAGAAATTGTAAAGAAAACTCCTACATATAAATTAGTAAAAAAAGGATTAGCTAGAACTTTCCAAAATATAAGACTTTTTAAATATATGAGTGTATTAGACAATGTATTAGTTGCTAATAACTTTAATATGAAATATGGAATATTTACTGGAACATTCCGTTTACCTAAATTCTGGCTTGAAGAGAGAAAAGCTAAAAAGAAAGCTTTAAATCTTTTAAGAATATTTGATTTAGATAAATATGCTGATGCTCCAGCAGGAAGTCTTCCTTATGGACAACAAAGAAAATTAGAGATAGCTAGAGCAATGGCTACAAATCCAAAAGTATTACTACTTGATGAACCTGCAGCAGGAATGAACCCAACAGAAACAGAAGAATTAATGAAAACTATAAAACTTATTAGAGATAAATTTGGAATTGCTATATTACTTATTGAACATGATATGAAATTAGTTTTAGGAATTTGTGAAAGATTAATTGTTTTAGATCATGGAACTATAATTGCAAGTGGAGATCCACAAAAAGTTGTAAATGACCCAGCTGTTGTTACTGCTTATCTTGGAAAAGATGATGATAATTTTGAAGAGGAGGAAGAATAA
- a CDS encoding ABC transporter ATP-binding protein, whose translation MRKETMLEVKDLHVYYDNIHALKGISLKVGKGEVVSLIGANGAGKTTTLQTISGLIHAKHGSIIFEGEDITKIECHKICEKGIAQVPEGRRVFARLPVKDNLKLGAFTVNDTPENLEKDRAKFYEVFPRMAERKNQLAGTLSGGEQQMLAMGRALMSRPKLLILDEPSMGLSPLFVKEIFSVIKRLKEAGTTILLVEQNAKMALSVADYAYVIETGKITMEGYAKDLLNNADVKKAYLGA comes from the coding sequence ATGAGAAAAGAAACAATGCTTGAAGTAAAAGATTTACATGTATATTATGATAATATCCACGCTTTAAAAGGAATCTCTTTAAAAGTTGGAAAAGGAGAAGTTGTTTCTTTAATAGGTGCTAACGGAGCAGGAAAAACTACTACTCTTCAAACTATATCTGGACTTATTCATGCAAAACATGGAAGTATTATCTTTGAAGGAGAAGATATAACAAAAATAGAGTGTCATAAAATTTGTGAAAAAGGAATAGCTCAAGTTCCAGAAGGGAGAAGAGTTTTTGCTAGATTACCTGTAAAAGATAACTTAAAATTAGGTGCTTTTACTGTAAATGATACTCCTGAAAATCTTGAAAAAGATAGAGCAAAATTTTATGAAGTATTTCCAAGAATGGCTGAAAGAAAAAATCAATTAGCAGGAACATTATCTGGAGGAGAACAACAGATGCTTGCTATGGGAAGAGCATTAATGAGTAGACCTAAATTACTTATATTAGATGAACCTTCTATGGGATTATCTCCATTATTTGTAAAAGAGATTTTCTCAGTAATTAAAAGATTAAAAGAAGCTGGAACCACTATTCTATTAGTAGAACAAAATGCTAAAATGGCTCTTTCAGTAGCTGATTATGCTTATGTTATAGAAACAGGAAAAATTACTATGGAAGGATATGCTAAAGATTTACTAAATAATGCTGATGTTAAAAAAGCTTATTTAGGAGCTTAA
- a CDS encoding DNA alkylation repair protein yields MNLKNIIWNEENYQEFINYLISLEDIEYKKFHFKLLGAEKNLIGIRTPKLKEIAKEISKGKWEDFIKCSQNNYYEEEVIKGLTLGFIKCNFETRRYYLNNFINEIDNWAICDITVGNLKFLKKEKDIYYNFIKECVLSNERWRIRFGLVILLSYYLEEKYINEIFSLCSSITNKEYYVKMAQAWLISIMFIKFRDKTMEYLKNNGLDSWIQNKAIQKIRESTRVSKEDKDFILQFKK; encoded by the coding sequence ATGAATTTAAAAAATATTATTTGGAATGAAGAAAATTATCAGGAGTTTATAAACTATTTAATTTCTTTAGAAGATATTGAATATAAAAAATTTCATTTTAAACTATTGGGAGCAGAAAAAAATTTAATAGGGATAAGAACTCCTAAATTAAAAGAGATTGCTAAGGAAATTTCCAAAGGAAAGTGGGAAGATTTTATAAAATGTTCTCAAAATAATTACTATGAAGAGGAAGTAATTAAAGGATTAACTTTAGGTTTTATAAAATGTAACTTTGAAACTAGAAGATATTACTTAAATAATTTTATAAATGAAATTGATAACTGGGCTATATGTGATATAACAGTAGGAAATTTAAAATTCTTAAAGAAAGAAAAAGATATATATTATAATTTTATAAAAGAGTGTGTATTATCTAATGAAAGGTGGAGAATAAGATTTGGATTAGTTATTTTACTTAGTTATTATTTAGAGGAAAAATATATAAACGAAATTTTTTCTCTTTGTTCCTCTATAACTAATAAAGAGTACTACGTAAAAATGGCTCAAGCTTGGTTAATTTCAATAATGTTTATTAAATTTAGAGATAAAACTATGGAGTATCTAAAAAATAATGGCTTAGATAGTTGGATACAAAATAAAGCAATACAAAAGATAAGAGAATCTACAAGAGTAAGTAAAGAGGATAAGGATTTTATTTTACAATTTAAGAAGTAA
- a CDS encoding exodeoxyribonuclease VII large subunit, protein MQVQDIYEVTTEDSQIFKKYLEARNKIDKIECERKKEDILTEDKIIKSLADKKELKFLYVVSEKGNNGNNDILDDLYTSTSKDKKIESRQKNNLFSFFGIDFEKEENILRTKFTEEEWKKTLIKIEEYRKEKDYSAVVFIKGGGSTTSFFDDELFCLSVLELGLPIITAIGHSKDDDRLLCQLADINYKTPSYLGQSFLKLIYMNFSTSKDKKLKIKDKEISELKEKLFIYEQNKKLLNKEIENLQEYEYQNRKLKEEISNLKSNNHIFEENTKILNRKIKTRNILLLFLIPLVILLNIIYLSFFNPKNISSKSTKEPVKEEIKPKKESNNNLIEKVQEKISQKVEDKKIIKEEKTKRLIYSEDDVYTVLLWKGYKGEQAISNFQKDNNMKVTGKVDEILLKKLGIKYRYE, encoded by the coding sequence ATGCAAGTCCAAGATATATATGAAGTAACAACGGAAGATTCCCAAATTTTTAAAAAATACCTTGAAGCTAGGAATAAAATAGACAAAATAGAGTGCGAAAGAAAAAAAGAAGATATATTAACAGAAGATAAGATAATTAAAAGTTTAGCTGATAAAAAAGAATTAAAATTTTTATATGTTGTTAGTGAAAAAGGAAATAATGGAAATAATGATATATTAGATGATTTATATACAAGCACTTCTAAAGATAAAAAAATAGAATCAAGACAAAAGAATAATCTTTTTTCTTTCTTTGGAATAGATTTCGAAAAAGAAGAAAATATATTAAGGACAAAATTTACTGAAGAGGAATGGAAAAAAACTTTAATAAAAATTGAAGAATATAGAAAAGAAAAAGATTATTCAGCTGTAGTTTTTATTAAAGGTGGAGGTAGTACAACATCTTTTTTTGATGATGAGTTATTTTGTTTAAGTGTTTTAGAATTAGGTCTTCCTATTATTACTGCAATTGGACATTCAAAAGATGATGATAGACTTCTATGTCAATTAGCTGATATAAATTATAAAACTCCTAGTTATTTAGGACAAAGTTTTTTAAAATTAATATATATGAATTTTTCAACTTCAAAAGATAAGAAGTTAAAAATTAAAGATAAAGAAATTTCAGAATTAAAGGAAAAACTTTTTATTTATGAGCAAAATAAAAAACTACTTAATAAAGAAATAGAAAATTTACAAGAATATGAATATCAAAATAGAAAATTAAAAGAAGAAATTAGTAATTTAAAATCAAATAATCATATTTTTGAAGAAAATACTAAAATTTTAAATAGAAAAATAAAAACTAGAAATATCTTACTTCTATTTTTAATCCCTTTAGTAATATTACTTAATATAATTTATTTATCATTTTTTAATCCTAAAAATATTAGCTCCAAATCAACAAAAGAACCTGTCAAAGAAGAAATTAAACCTAAAAAAGAAAGTAATAATAATCTAATTGAAAAAGTACAAGAAAAAATTTCACAAAAAGTTGAAGATAAAAAGATAATTAAAGAAGAGAAAACAAAAAGATTAATCTATTCTGAAGATGATGTCTATACAGTTTTATTATGGAAAGGTTATAAAGGGGAACAAGCTATTAGTAATTTCCAAAAAGATAATAATATGAAAGTAACAGGTAAAGTAGATGAAATTCTTTTAAAAAAATTAGGAATAAAATATAGATATGAATAG
- a CDS encoding GNAT family N-acetyltransferase — MKNKILETERLYLRKLTDDDFENLCKILQDKNVMYAYEHAFSNEEVKEWLTRQQKRYVNDGFGLWGVILKENNEMIGQCGLTLQDYKDKKVVEIGYLFQKKFWHKGYAIESAKACKEYAFNILNIDEVFSIIRDNNFSSQKVAIKNGMEKRDLIIKHYYNMDMPHFVFSVRKK; from the coding sequence ATGAAAAATAAAATTTTAGAAACTGAAAGATTGTATTTAAGAAAATTAACTGATGATGATTTTGAAAATCTTTGTAAAATTTTACAAGATAAAAATGTAATGTATGCTTACGAACATGCTTTTTCTAATGAAGAGGTTAAAGAATGGTTAACTAGACAACAAAAAAGATATGTTAATGATGGCTTTGGACTTTGGGGAGTAATTCTTAAAGAAAATAATGAGATGATTGGTCAATGTGGACTTACTTTACAAGATTATAAGGATAAAAAAGTTGTTGAGATTGGCTATCTGTTTCAAAAAAAATTTTGGCATAAAGGTTATGCTATAGAAAGTGCTAAAGCTTGTAAGGAATATGCTTTTAATATCTTAAATATAGATGAGGTTTTTTCAATAATAAGAGATAACAATTTTTCTTCACAAAAAGTAGCTATTAAAAATGGTATGGAAAAAAGGGATCTTATAATAAAACATTACTATAATATGGATATGCCACACTTTGTATTTTCAGTTAGAAAAAAATAA
- a CDS encoding DUF969 domain-containing protein translates to MIKLIGVLIILLGFTLKLDTIAVVLLAGVATGLVSSMDFTEILNVLGTAFVSTRYMTLLLLTLATVGILERNGLRERAAKCISSLQGATCGKVLTLYVIIRTIAGAMSLRLGGHVQFIRPLVYPMAKGAAEREGKLNKELDEELKGLANSMENYGNFYGQNVFIASSGVLLIMGTLKELGINGVEAYDIAKASIPMAIIAIVLAGIRNFMFDKKIRAKKGDIND, encoded by the coding sequence ATGATTAAATTAATTGGAGTCCTTATAATTTTATTAGGATTTACACTTAAACTAGATACTATTGCTGTAGTATTATTGGCTGGTGTAGCTACAGGATTAGTATCTTCTATGGATTTTACAGAAATATTAAATGTACTAGGAACAGCTTTTGTATCTACTAGATACATGACACTTTTACTTTTAACATTAGCAACTGTTGGAATCCTAGAGAGAAACGGATTAAGAGAAAGAGCAGCCAAATGTATTTCATCATTACAAGGAGCAACTTGTGGAAAGGTTTTAACTCTATATGTAATTATCAGAACAATAGCAGGAGCAATGTCTTTAAGATTAGGAGGACATGTTCAATTTATAAGACCATTAGTATATCCTATGGCAAAGGGTGCTGCTGAAAGAGAAGGAAAATTAAATAAAGAGTTAGATGAAGAGCTAAAAGGATTAGCTAATAGTATGGAAAACTATGGTAACTTCTATGGACAAAACGTATTTATAGCTTCATCAGGAGTTTTACTTATCATGGGAACTTTAAAAGAATTAGGAATAAATGGAGTAGAGGCTTATGATATAGCTAAAGCAAGTATTCCTATGGCAATAATAGCTATAGTTTTAGCAGGTATTAGAAACTTTATGTTTGATAAAAAAATAAGAGCAAAGAAAGGTGATATTAATGATTAA
- a CDS encoding DUF979 domain-containing protein, translating into MINTLLEIMYIICGIVLVVCGIYAFNDKNNPKRIGSAIFWIIFGIIFMAGPYMNPTLVGALLLVMGVLTATKNVKVGSLKNSSDEYRIIQEEKIGNKIFIPALSIGVLAFAVAQFTKLGGLIGLGVGALVSLILTMIVTKEHVKNIPYDSSRMLQQMGASVILPQLLGALGALFAKAGVGEVVANIMGGIIPDGSKIFGVIGYCLAMAIFTMIMGNAFAAFAVITAGIGVPFVINLGANPAIVGALGLTAGYCGTLMTPMAANFNIVPASILEMENKNGIILVQAPIAATLLIIHIILMYILAF; encoded by the coding sequence ATGATTAATACACTTCTTGAAATAATGTATATAATTTGTGGAATAGTTTTAGTAGTTTGTGGAATATATGCTTTTAATGATAAAAATAATCCTAAGAGAATAGGAAGTGCAATATTTTGGATTATTTTTGGAATTATTTTTATGGCAGGACCATATATGAATCCAACTTTAGTAGGAGCTTTACTTTTAGTAATGGGGGTATTAACAGCTACTAAAAATGTTAAAGTTGGAAGTTTAAAAAATAGTAGTGATGAGTATAGAATAATCCAAGAAGAAAAAATTGGAAATAAAATTTTTATTCCAGCACTTTCTATTGGAGTTCTAGCTTTTGCTGTAGCACAATTTACTAAATTAGGTGGACTTATTGGATTAGGAGTTGGAGCTCTTGTTTCTCTAATTTTAACTATGATTGTAACTAAAGAGCATGTTAAAAATATTCCTTATGACTCTTCAAGAATGTTACAACAAATGGGAGCTAGTGTAATTTTACCTCAACTTTTAGGTGCTTTAGGAGCTCTTTTTGCTAAAGCTGGAGTTGGAGAAGTTGTAGCAAATATTATGGGAGGAATTATTCCAGATGGAAGTAAAATATTTGGAGTAATTGGATATTGTTTAGCTATGGCTATATTTACTATGATAATGGGAAATGCCTTTGCGGCTTTTGCTGTAATTACAGCTGGAATAGGAGTACCTTTTGTTATTAATTTAGGAGCTAACCCAGCAATAGTAGGAGCTTTAGGACTTACAGCTGGATATTGTGGAACTTTAATGACTCCAATGGCAGCAAACTTTAATATAGTTCCTGCTTCTATTCTTGAAATGGAAAATAAAAATGGTATAATATTAGTACAAGCTCCAATAGCTGCAACATTACTAATAATTCATATAATACTTATGTATATATTAGCATTTTAA